From one Triticum urartu cultivar G1812 chromosome 3, Tu2.1, whole genome shotgun sequence genomic stretch:
- the LOC125545074 gene encoding UDP-glycosyltransferase 87A2-like: MAAAAAADEPCRCHIVAVPFPGRGHVNAMMNLSRLLAARGAAVTFVVTEEWLGLLRSSSSSAPPPPGVRLRAIPNVIPSEHGRAADHAGFLDAVATEMEAPFELLLDRLREEEGEVAALVADTYVPWVVGVGNRRGVPVCSLFPMPASFFSAYYHFDSLPPRLADEHAPAAGAATDKSDERLEHYISGFASSSVTLSDLEPLIHNKTTVNHVLAAVSSIKNTQCLLFTTMHELEAGVINSLRSALPCPVLPVGPCIPYMTLQDQHSKSNGEVATSPGDCFTWLDSQPVNSVLYVSLGSFLSVSASQLDEIALGLASSGVRFLWILREKSSRVRELVGDTDRGMIMAWCDQLKVLCHPSVGGFLTHCGMNSTLEAVFAGVPMLALPLFFDQPIDGRLIVEDWKVGLALREWADKDGLIGSQDIARAVKRLMACDEADTIRRRALEWKEVCGRAVEEGGSSYDNLSSLMQMVCESRCAELDQQCSKIDVPKPNVV, translated from the exons atggccgccgccgccgccgcggatGAGCCGTGCCGCTGCCACATTGTGGCGGTGCCGTTCCCCGGGAGGGGCCACGTCAACGCCATGATGAACCTGTCCCGCCTCCTCGCCGCGCGCGGCGCCGCGGTCACCTTCGTCGTCACCGAGGAGTGGCTCGGCCTGctccgctcctcctcctcctccgccccgccgccgcccggcgtCCGCCTGCGCGCCATCCCCAACGTCATCCCCTCCGAGCACGGCCGCGCCGCCGACCACGCGGGCTTCCTCGACGCCGTCGCCACCGAGATGGAGGCGCCCTTCGAGCTCCTGCTCGACCGCCTccgggaggaggagggggaggtcgCGGCGCTCGTGGCGGACACCTACGTGCCCTGGGTCGTGGGCGTCGGCAACCGGAGGGGCGTCCCGGTCTGCTCGCTCTTCCCCATGCCCGCCTCCTTCTTCTCCGCCTACTACCACTTTGACTCCCTCCCGCCGCGCCTCGCCGACGAGCACGCcccggccgccggcgccgccacAG ATAAATCTGATGAGAGACTTGAGCACTATATCTCAGGCTTTGCTTCAAGTTCAGTGACCTTATCTGATCTGGAGCCCCTAATTCACAACAAGACAACAGTAAACCATGTCCTAGCAGCTGTCTCTAGCATCAAGAACACGCAATGCCTCCTATTCACCACTATGCACGAGCTCGAGGCCGGTGTCATCAACTCCCTAAGATCAGCACTCCCATGTCCAGTTCTCCCAGTTGGGCCCTGCATTCCCTACATGACACTACAAGACCAGCATTCCAAGTCCAATGGAGAAGTTGCCACCAGTCCAGGAGACTGCTTCACCTGGCTGGACTCTCAACCTGTGAACTCGGTGCTATATGTCTCCCTCGGCAGCTTCCTCTCTGTGTCAGCCTCCCAGCTTGATGAGATAGCATTAGGCCTTGCATCAAGCGGTGTCAGGTTCTTATGGATTCTTCGCGAAAAGTCTTCCCGGGTGCGAGAACTTGTTGGTGACACCGACAGGGGCATGATAATGGCATGGTGTGATCAGTTGAAGGTTTTATGCCATCCTTCTGTTGGGGGCTTTCTGACACATTGTGGAATGAACTCGACACTTGAAGCTGTCTTTGCTGGCGTGCCTATGCTTGCTCTACCACTGTTCTTTGATCAACCGATTGATGGTCGTCTGATTGTTGAAGACTGGAAGGTTGGACTGGCCCTGCGCGAATGGGCCGATAAGGATGGCCTGATTGGGAGTCAGGACATTGCAAGGGCTGTTAAGAGGCTCATGGCCTGTGATGAGGCCGATACCATAAGGAGGCGTGCCCTTGAGTGGAAAGAGGTCTGTGGCAGAGCTGTTGAAGAGGGTGGATCTTCGTATGATAATCTCAGTTCATTGATGCAGATGGTATGCGAGTCACGATGTGCTGAACTCGATCAGCAATGTTCCAAAATTGATGTTCCAAAACCAAATGTTGTCTGA